GCGCGGACAGCGGCAGCCCGCGCTCGCGGTAGCCGGCCACGATCCGCCGCACCTCCTCCGCGCTGCCGAAACCCCACCGCGCGTGCTGCGGCCCCAGCGCCCACGAAGGAGGAGGTGCCGGCACACCGGTCAGCGCCGTCCAGCCGTGCAGCACCCGCGCGGGCGTGCCCAGCAGCACCCAGCAACGCAGCGGGCCACCGTCCATCCGCACCTCGGACGTGCCCGGCCGGTCATGACCGGAACCCGCGCCCTCCTCACCCTCCTTGAGAACGACGCGCCCGTCCCACGAGTTGTCGTAGAAGGCGAGGTGCGTCCCCGCGTCCGCCACCACCAACTGCACCGGCATCGTGATGTACAGCGGATCGTCACCGGGACCGAAGGCACCCCCCGGATCGGTGTTCCACAGGCGGTACACACCCTCACGCAGGCGTGGCCCCGACGCCCGCCCCCCGAGCCCGAAGAAACGCGCGTCGGCCGCCACCTCGGCCCGCTGCGCCCACCGCGCGGGCCCGTTCCCGTCCACCGGCTCCCACCAGCGCGGCGGCAGCTCACGGCGCAGCACGACACCGCCCGGCGTCGCCACCTCCACGGCGCCGTGCCGGGAGACCGTCACCGTCACCCGCTCCGACACCACCCGCCAGCCACCCTCCTTGTCGGGCTCCAGCAACGCCCGCGGATCCGGCTCGGGCGGATCGCCCGACAGCGCGTACGACGGAGACGGCCCGTCGCCGTCCCATCCCCAGAAGACGGCGCCGCCGACCGCCACCCACACCCGCAGCTCGGCCCGTGCGAACCGGACGATGCCACCGCCCGCCAACGGCTCCGCACCACTCACCGCTCCGGGCACCCTGGCCCGCTCCGCGCCACGCGCCGGCAGATCCCGCTCGTCCGTACGCCGCCGACGCCAGGCCGACCGCACCGTCCGCATCCCCCGCGGCGAACCCGCATCCTTCATCGAGCGCAGCAGCTCACGACCGTTCATGCTGCTCAGCCTGCCATCCGGCCGAGACCGAACGGGCCGCGTTCAACTCCCGTTCACCCATGGTGCGACCACATGTCGCCGGGGCCCCGTCCGGGCACCCGGCAGGGCATGTCTGGTGCGAAAGACGATCACATGGCATCGTCCGTGGGAGGCGGGACGCACCTCCACACATGTGCGCGCGCCCCACGCACACGACGCGTCCGAGCCAGACCGGGAGCCACCGCATGACCTCAGCAGCCAGTCCAGCGCCACTGTGGGAGCCGGACGCCGACCGGATCGCGGCCGCGCACGTGACCAGGTTCCAGGCATGGGCGGCCGAACGGTACGGGGCCCCGGCCGACGGCGGCTACCCGGCGCTGCACGACTGGTCGGTCACCGAGCTCGAAACGTTCTGGACGGCCGTCGCCGACTGGTTCGACGTACGGTTCTCCACCCCGTACGAACGCGTGCTCGGCGACCGCGCCATGCCCGGCGCCGAATGGTTCCCCGGCGCCACCCTCAACTACGCCGAACACGCCCTGCGCACCGCCGAAGACCCGGCGCGCGCCGACGAACCCGCGCTCCTCCACGTGGACGAGACGCAGGAACCGACGCCCCTCAGCTGGGCCGAACTGCGCCGCCAGGTGGGCTCACTCGCCGAGGAACTGCGCGCCGTCGGCGTACGCCCCGGCGACCGCGTCAGCGGCTACCTCCCCAACATCCCGCAGGCCGTCGTCGCGTTCCTCGCCAGCGCCGCCGTCGGAGCCGTCTGGACCTCCTGCGCACCCGACTTCGGCGCCCGCAGCGTCCTCGACCGCTTCCAGCAGATCGAACCCGTCGTCCTGTTCACCGTCGACGGCTACCGCTACGGCGGCAAGGAACACGACCGCACCGGGACCGTCGCAGAACTCCGCGCCGAACTGCCCACCCTGCGCGCCGTCGTCCACATCCCGCTCCTCGGCACCCCGGCCCCCGAGGGCGCCCTCGACTGGTCCGCCCTCACCTCCGCGGACACCGAACCGGTCTTCGAGCAACTGCCGTTCGCCCACCCGCTCTGGGTCCTGTACTCCTCCGGCACCACCGGCCTTCCCAAGGCCATCGTCCAGTCGCAGGGCGGCATCCTCCTCGAACACTTCAAGCAGCTCGGCCTGCACTGCGACCTCGGCCCCGGCGACCGGTTCTTCTGGTACACCTCCACCGGCTGGATGATGTGGAACTTCCTCGTCTCCGGCCTGCTCACGGGAACGACGATCGTCCTGTACGACGGCAGCCCCGGCTACCCCGACACTGGAGCCCAGTGGGGCATCGCCGAACGGACCGGAGCCACACTCTTCGGCACCTCGGCCGCCTACGTGATGGCCTGCCGCAAGGCGGACGTACACCCCGCACGCGACCACGACCTGTCCCGGATCGCCTGCGTCGCCACCACCGGATCACCCCTGCCGCCCGACGGCTTCCGCTGGCTCCACGACGAGGTCGCCGACGACCTGTGGATCGCCTCCGTCAGCGGCGGCACCGACGTCTGCACCTGCTTCGCCGGAGCCGTCCCCACCCTCCCCGTCCACATCGGCGAACTCCAGGCCGCCTGCCTCGGCACCGACCTCCAGGCCTGGGACC
This window of the Streptomyces niveus genome carries:
- a CDS encoding acetoacetate--CoA ligase → MTSAASPAPLWEPDADRIAAAHVTRFQAWAAERYGAPADGGYPALHDWSVTELETFWTAVADWFDVRFSTPYERVLGDRAMPGAEWFPGATLNYAEHALRTAEDPARADEPALLHVDETQEPTPLSWAELRRQVGSLAEELRAVGVRPGDRVSGYLPNIPQAVVAFLASAAVGAVWTSCAPDFGARSVLDRFQQIEPVVLFTVDGYRYGGKEHDRTGTVAELRAELPTLRAVVHIPLLGTPAPEGALDWSALTSADTEPVFEQLPFAHPLWVLYSSGTTGLPKAIVQSQGGILLEHFKQLGLHCDLGPGDRFFWYTSTGWMMWNFLVSGLLTGTTIVLYDGSPGYPDTGAQWGIAERTGATLFGTSAAYVMACRKADVHPARDHDLSRIACVATTGSPLPPDGFRWLHDEVADDLWIASVSGGTDVCTCFAGAVPTLPVHIGELQAACLGTDLQAWDPQGEPVIDEVGELVVTNPMPSMPVKFWNDPDGSRYHDSYFDMYPGVWRHGDWITLTDRGSVVIHGRSDATLNRQGVRMGSADIYEAVERLPEIRESLVIGLEEPDGGYWMPLFVHLAEGAVLDDDLRARIKATIRQELSPRHVPDTVIQVPAVPHTLTGKRIEVPVKRLLQGTELAKAVNPGSVDNLELLHFYESLARERRANRS